aataaataaataaataatataatataatataataaataataaagtaataaaataataaaataatgaaataataaaataatgaaataataaaataataaaataataaaataataaaataatgaaataataaaataataaaataataaaataatgaaataatgaaataataaaataatgaaataatgaaataataaaataataaaattatgaaataatgaaataataaaataataaaataatgaaataatgaaataatgaaataataaaataaataattattatacatataaaaaatattattatatatataataatatttttattattttagagagagagagggagagagagagggggggagagagatAATTAATTGACCATTTATGCTGAATTTAATAATCGATTGCGGCAATTAAAAAGCTGCAATTAAAAGGCTTCACGTGACAAAAGTTGACTTTTAAATTGCGCAATGGCGTAAATAAAACTGTCACCGTGTCTTCGAAGCATCCTCGGAACGACTCGGCCGACTTTCTTTGTCTTTTCCATTGCCAAGATTCACCGCCCAATTCCCTCGGTCCCGGTCTAATAAGATACTCCCAttaagcgaaacacgtgttaaTATTTACGAATAGCAGCAAGGAAAACATAAATATTCTACTGTGTCCGCGAtctataaataattgtttattcgACCGGCTGTCTATTATTGCGATGATATTGGCCTCATCTCCGGCTCGGGTCTCTTCCAACAAGTACATTTAAAGTCTGAGAGAATAAAATGTAACCCGATCTCGGCCCGATGATGCAACGCACGAAAACGTTCATAAATTCGAGCACTATGTATATAATATCGCGTCGAAGCATTGTTGCGTTCGTCAACCGTCGAAGTCGTCGGCTTGAATAATCTTGGAAACCGACTGAGAAAAGAATGGAATTTTTTCGAGGGAGCGTCATTTTACAGCTCGTCGTAAGCTGAGAAATAGCATCGGGATAGCTTCAACGACGTTTCGGAATTCGTGGAATGTCGTGCAATGAAACATTGTGCACCGCGGTGCGTCGAATAACAACAGGTGGATGACGATCAGTTCGACAAGTGTTGGCCCGCGCACCGAAATAGTGATATTGTAATTCGCGGTGTGTATCGCGGGTGTACACATGTGCCGTAAGATTCCATTTGGCACGGCCTTCGTCGCAACAGGTCGGTCTAAGTTTATTTTCGATGCTTCCAGACCGGCGCGAGGCGAATCAACGCGTTTGCTGTGTAATCCTCGTCCGTGGAATCCTCGATGGAACGCATTTGGAGCTACCTAGATAGGGCATGTGTCCCAGTTTCCGTGCCTGTCCCAATTTCCGTGTCCCCCTCCACTCCACCGgattaaaaacgtatagaaaaagGAAAGTTTTATATAGATcccttattttgaaagtgatgtaagaccatttaaaaaaaaatgagattACCACATAATTTGTGATTAATTTAGtgtaactttttttatttataactaaaaaaTGTGGACCCCTGCACcgctttaaaaataatatataaattgatacCTCTCCCCGAATTTTACATGTAATAGATGAAcgcaataataattaaatatataataatttatatataatatttatatattataaataacataataataatttatatataaaattttcccttttctatacgtttttaatcCAGGGGGCACGGAAATTGGGACAGTCACGGAAACTGGGACACCTACCCTATATATTCATCAAATTGCAACGAAGAGCACGAATTGAAGATATTAAATCTTTTGATTTTCTAATTCTCCAACGGTTTTTTGATAGActttataatacttttttttttttttgtgacaCCGTCTTGATATCGCTCGCAAGATGACTAACAAATGCTGATGGCATTCAATAGAAAGTGGTTCTATTACAGGTGTGAACATTAAAGtgttaaacatttaattttGTTTGATTGTGCACGCAAGGAATATATTTGTATCGTGCGTTGTGAATTTTCATGGAAGAGTaatgaaatattgatttttattcCAGCGCGAATAATTATTGCCGTTTCAGTCGTAAAGGAGTATGTAAATTCCGGCAAGAATCATTTGTTCGATTTAAACGTCCGTACAGCGCCACTCCACGTggcggcaaaacgctcaaactgttagtcAAATTACCGATTGTAACGGATGCAAATAATGTAAATTCCTATTTCATCACCGTTATTAGTTTTCCATTTTACCGTCAACAATATCAATGAATTTTTAGGGGCACATGTAAATATTGatttaattattcattattcgtaatCAATGAATTTCTTTTTTGAAACAGATCTGAATAAATCTTCGGAGCAGTAACACATAAAAatctaaaaaaatatattttatttgtaaataCATATTGTAATAATTTAAACCCAGGATAAATGCCCTTAAAATGTTTCAATTAAGAGgagcttttataatataatttgttaatttatttcgATATACACCTTTCATTCCAACGCTTTTGTTTaacatttaaagaaatttaatctgtttcgcttgtaatgaGTCGACGAAATGCTTTCGATAAGTAAATAGAGACGTAAAAGAACAAACAGGTAAATTAGACATACTAAAGTCCTAGAACGAAAATTGAAACAATGTATTTTATaggtctcggtaacttatatacatgctgaaaatttaatTTGAATCGGTTCACCTTGTAATGAGTTACATACGAATAATTGAAGATAGTGAAATAGCACGTTTTTATGACCGTTTGCATCTTATCAGCAATCTAACGTGTGCAACATACTTCAATCGTAAATTTCCAAtcaaatttcaataataaagtTTACTGTACTACATCATTAAAAGGCGTACGGAAATATGATCTAGGTAGTGGGATAAAACGGATTGATTGATATGGCTGCACCTCGAGATTTCCACCCAACGGATAAGAAAAAGAACAGCGTTTGAAAAAGTATAACTTTTATTGATCGGTATCGCTCCGTCAATGGATTCATTTGCTCCACCATGCAAGAAGATAACAAAACATTTAGTGCAGGACGTGCACAAAGAAACGGAATACAAAAAGGAGGAAACAAAACATCGAAAGGCTTTCAAAACCTGAGAAAAGATGTCGAGGAATAAGTAAAATGTACAGGAGTTCTCTGTCGATCTTTCTCAGGATTCATCTTCAGTCTCTAATCGTCCTTTACAACTTGTATTTAGCGCCTCTGATGATGGGGTATTTATCACCGGTACAGATACCCCTGAAGTCATCCAACGACAGGTCGTAAATTGCTACACCGCCCAAACCCTTGGCTTTGGCATAAGCAGCCTTGTCCCCAGCAGTGTTAGGGTTCTCGTACCCAACCCAGATACCATCGGCACCGGTATTCTCGTCGTAAGCTTGGAAGGCGTAGCTGCCGTATTTCTTGGACGGGTCGTTTACGTATCTCAGACGACCAACGGCGCTCTCGGTCAACCTGGTGCACACCTCTGCGTACGAGAGAAGCCCTGGGATGGTCGTGTGCGGCCCTTCAGCACCTGGACCATCGGCAACGAGAGGTGGCACACCTGATATTTGGCTCTCGGATGTCAGTTTCCATGTCCTAGCGAACGTGGGGATTCCCACAACAATTTTCGTGCCTGGCGTGCCGTTGTCGAGCCAATACCTTGAAGTAGCATTCATACTTTACGGATATTTTTGACTTGTAACCCGGAGCAAACAGTTTTAGCcgatctaaattattttttgatACTCTATTATTTGAAAAATGACGCCCATTCTCACCTAGATGTAGCGTCAATGTTGTCATCAATGACACGTCCATAACTTTCGTAGATGGGTGCAGGGTAGTCGGCTTCCTGGGGATTGCGTTCTGGTGACTTTTGGTCAAAAGTGAACAGATGTACGGCGTCGATGTTAGGCGCCAACAGTCTAGCGTCATAGTAAACTGAAAAGAAAACAATTataaacatattattattatttaattttccaATAATCTGACATATTTTCCTCCCACTAAATCCTTCCTGTCTTTCTAATCTCCATTTTTCTGTGTGCACTTACGTCctaataaatagactgcgggtctttatacgaaataaaaattgtttgcgtgTGTTGCAAAAGACACGAGCCGCTCTTGGAAGTTTTAttccttcttttaataattttagtagatCATGAGTAATATGTCGACATTGTTAAATGCTTTTCATCTGTCCACTGTTACAAATTGCAAACTcgtatttttgttataaatgcatgaaatccgcagtctattaataaacGTAAGAAATAATTCACACACGCATTATTTACAATTACTTTCCCAACGGAGTCACGCGCAGTGCAGTCAGGAAAAGTCACTACGCGAAGCGACGAATACACAGCGAATCCCGCACAACGGCGTGGGGCGTGTACCGGGTGAACATTGTAATTCCGtacgacgacggcgacgcgacgcagaGCCTCGACccgatcgtagttcagaattgtaATGCACACATGCGAACACTGATTACAGATATTTAAAGCGCTGACAGAAGCATTCATGTTTCTGACACGTTCGCGATCTCATTGCAAAACGAGGAAAACAGAAGCCTCGAATCACCGCTCTGACCAATTTACCTCTACGTTTCTTAAAATAAGGAAACTATTGATTCTCATAATTTGACTACGACGACGAAACACTTATGCGGACGTTGAGGATCGATACCGACCACTGCTGTTCACATGCGGCAGGACAGTGATGGTCAAAGCCTTGAACTTGGGCCTGAGCTGGGCCTTCAGATCACGGACCAGAATCGTGAAACCGTCGCGGTGCTCTTGTTCCTTGTCGTCCTTGAATTTTCCATAACCGAAGGTTTTCTTGACGCCATGCCAGAACGAGCCGAGGGTGCTGCGTTGTTTCTTGACCTTGACTGGAGGGAACTGCCATGCCAGATCGATTCCATCGAAGTCGTAGTCGTTAAGCAGTCTGTTCACGGAGTTGATGAACTTTGATCTAGCAGCTGATGTCTCTGTCTGCAAAGGAATAGAGTAAACTCGTTGCATTCGATAGACAGGAATagttaattaaaaattagagGTTATGTATGATCGCGCGAACGTTCTGTTTACATTTCGTGCCAGTTGAACGTAGCTCAGAAATACTTACAGCGACAAGGTATTCGTGAGTCTCCTCCGGGGGGTCAGCATTGCCACCGATGCTAAGGTAAACCTTCAGATCCGGGAAGGCTTTCTTCAGTTGAGGAACAAGCCTGTAGTAGGCGTAGCCAGCACCAGTGTCAAGATTAGGATTCAGTGATTGAACTTCAAAGTTGTCAGAAGTGATCCCAGCAAATCCATAGATCAGGTGGGTGCAAAGAGAGAGTGCCGAACGAGCATCGTCCAGCTGGAACTTTCCTGGTCCTGAAAGGTATAAAAATGGCTGTAGAAAAATCCTGTTTccttacgttgctttacgttgttttgctttgttttgcattgattatttacgttgttttacgttgtttcactttgttttcacgctgttttacgttgttttaccttgctttacgtctcacgttgtctcacgttgttgtttaaaacagtattacgttgttctgcGTTGCTTGTACATTGTtttcacgttgttttactttgtttcgcattgatgatttacgttgttttacggtgctttacgttctttgctttgtttcgcgttgttaTTTAAAACGGTATTatgttgttctacgttgttatacattgtttttacgttcttttatattgttttacattgccttacgttgctctacgttgttttacttcgTTACGCatcgatgatttacgttgtttcacgttgttttactttgttttcctttgtttcgcattgatgagttacgttgttttacgttgttttacctcgctctacgttgttttacattgtctcacgttgttgtttagaacagtattacgttgttctacgttgttatacattgtttttacgttcttttatattgttttacattgccttacgttgctctacgttgttttacttcgTTACGCatcgatgatttacgttgtttcacgttgttttactttgttttcctttgtttcgcattgatgagttacgttgttttacgttgttttacatcgctctacgttgttttacattgtctcacgttgttgtttagaacagtattacgttgttctacgttgttatacattgtgtgtttacgttgttttatattgttttacattgctttacttcgtgttacgttgtttttctttgtgtcgcattgtgtgatgatttacgttgttttacgatgctttacgttacCAAAAATATAAGAACGGTGATCAGCAGAATTGAGAGAATGCGAGTGATAAGAATGTGTTTTTCAAAGTGTTTTACCTTGTCTTTCAAAGGCTGTGCTGTTCCAGAAGCACACCACCTTGTTGTGTTCATGGGGATCGGCGCTGAGGGCCAATTGAGCAGAGAACGCCACGAAGGCGACAAGAATCAACACCTTCATTGTCGCAGACTGGTCCTGGAACAAAGCACAATTATCGTGGTTTAGTATTCACTGTTACACTTACGCGGCAGAATCACACCTATATAGTACTTAGCGCATAACTACATATGGCGGCCTTCAGAAGACCAAGTCTCTCCAATTAGGTAATTCAAGAATTACAGTTGTCGAAGGAAACGGATGGAATTAACTCTCGGACGGCGGGCGCCGGGTCCATTTCGACCCGGTGTTCAAAACGTTTCGTCTAAATTCTAATTTCGTGGCGGTCGTATGTGattattaactattaatattggaattattataaatattatatgtaattattaaaaatattattgaaattattggtCTCAACAGAGAGGTTTTAATAAcatacaaatgaaaattaatcgtAACGATTTGAATGGATCGAGCCGTGGGAGCCTTAAATGCTTAAAAATGTCCGCCGCGTccaaaagttaaaaaaaaaaacattgcaATCTCCACTAGAGGAACGACaagtttttcctttttttttaacaaaatgTTTTACCAAGTACTATTACTAATAGCGAACAAGACTAGAGTTACTTTCACTGAAacttttaaaatgaatttttgaaCGATCTATTGTAACTTCTTGAAATCCCTCAAGGATGATGTACAGTGTCAAGGATGGCGGTGTATAACTGTAGCAACGAGTATACGCGTTGGCACAATGAACTGAAGCAGCGCCATAGGCAGGTCTTACCTTTTGGAAAGGAAGAAGCAGACTGTCTGGAACAATTTCTTCGGCTGGGACTTTGATACCTTGGCCTGATCTCTGTCGAGGTAGTGGGGCTTGTCGCTGTTACGTCATCGCCATCGATCTTCTTCCAGTGGTGGTTTCTCTTGATGCACAGATCCTGCTGATACGGAGGTCCGAG
This genomic stretch from Megalopta genalis isolate 19385.01 chromosome 5, iyMegGena1_principal, whole genome shotgun sequence harbors:
- the Idgf4 gene encoding imaginal disc growth factor 4 isoform X1, which produces MKVLILVAFVAFSAQLALSADPHEHNKVVCFWNSTAFERQGPGKFQLDDARSALSLCTHLIYGFAGITSDNFEVQSLNPNLDTGAGYAYYRLVPQLKKAFPDLKVYLSIGGNADPPEETHEYLVATETSAARSKFINSVNRLLNDYDFDGIDLAWQFPPVKVKKQRSTLGSFWHGVKKTFGYGKFKDDKEQEHRDGFTILVRDLKAQLRPKFKALTITVLPHVNSSVYYDARLLAPNIDAVHLFTFDQKSPERNPQEADYPAPIYESYGRVIDDNIDATSSMNATSRYWLDNGTPGTKIVVGIPTFARTWKLTSESQISGVPPLVADGPGAEGPHTTIPGLLSYAEVCTRLTESAVGRLRYVNDPSKKYGSYAFQAYDENTGADGIWVGYENPNTAGDKAAYAKAKGLGGVAIYDLSLDDFRGICTGDKYPIIRGAKYKL
- the Idgf4 gene encoding imaginal disc growth factor 4 isoform X2, with product MKVLILVAFVAFSAQLALSADPHEHNKVVCFWNSTAFERQGPGKFQLDDARSALSLCTHLIYGFAGITSDNFEVQSLNPNLDTGAGYAYYRLVPQLKKAFPDLKVYLSIGGNADPPEETHEYLVATETSAARSKFINSVNRLLNDYDFDGIDLAWQFPPVKVKKQRSTLGSFWHGVKKTFGYGKFKDDKEQEHRDGFTILVRDLKAQLRPKFKALTITVLPHVNSSVYYDARLLAPNIDAVHLFTFDQKSPERNPQEADYPAPIYESYGRVIDDNIDATSRYWLDNGTPGTKIVVGIPTFARTWKLTSESQISGVPPLVADGPGAEGPHTTIPGLLSYAEVCTRLTESAVGRLRYVNDPSKKYGSYAFQAYDENTGADGIWVGYENPNTAGDKAAYAKAKGLGGVAIYDLSLDDFRGICTGDKYPIIRGAKYKL